GGCGAGCCTGCAATACTTCATCGTCGCAACGCTCGGCTCGCTGCTCATGCTCGCGTCTATCGTCGCGCTCTGGAGCGCGGCCGGGCGGCACACGTTCGACATCGACCAGACGATCGCGGCGGTGCGCGGGACGGTGCCGTTCGCGCAGCAGCGGTGGCTGTTCCTCGGCTTCTTCGCGGCACTCGCGATCAAGAGCGCGTACTTCCCGCTCCACAGCTGGCTGCCCGGCGCGCAACGGAGCGCCCCGACGAGCGCGGCCGTCGCGCTCGGCATCAAGGTCGGAACGTATGGAATGCTGCGCTTCGCGCTCCCGCTCTTCCCGGCAGCGGCGCTCGACCCCACGCTGCGCGTCACGATTGCCGGCGTCGCGGTCGCCGGGATTCTGTACGGCGCACTCGTCGCGGCGGTGCAGCCGGACTTGCGGCGGCTCGCCTCCTTCGCGTCCGTGAGTCACCTCGGCTTCGTCGTCCTGGGTATCTTCGCCCTCACGGCGGAAAGCATGCAGGGCGCGATGCTCGTAATGGTCAGTCACGGCGTGACCCTTGGCGCGCTGTTCGTCCTCGCCGGGATTCTCGAGGACCGGACCGGGACGTCGGCGCTCGACCGCTTCGGCGGGCTCGCGCGCACGTTGCCGGTGTTCGCCGTCGCGATGACGATCGTCGCGCTCAGTGCCCTCGGACTCCCCGGCACGAACGGCTTCGTCGGCGAGTTTCTCGTGCTCCTCGGCGCGTTCCGGACCTACCCCGGCCTCACGCTCATCGCGACGGTCGGCGTGATCCTCGCGGCCGTCTACATCCTCGGTGCGCTGCAGCGCGTGCTCTTCACCGCGCGTCGCGACCCGTCGGACGACGCGCCCGATGCCGCGGTGCTCCCGGTGACCCGCGTCCTGCGCGACCTCGACCGGCGCGAGGCGTTCGTGCTCGCCGCGTTCGCGGTCGCGATCGTCTGGCTCGGCGTGGCGCCGGCGGCGACGCTGCGCCGGATGGAAGGGCCGATCGACCGGATCGTCGCGCAGGTCCAGAACGGCGCGACGGCGGGCGCGACCACGGCCGCGGTCGCGCCGTGAGCACGCCCGTTCGCCCTCGCCTCGACCCGCCCCCCTCGTGACTGGCTTCTCCTCCGCCGCCCTCCTTCCCGACCTCGTGGTCGCGGTGGGCGCGCTGCTCCTCCTCCTCTGGAGCGCGGCGCGCCGCGACGACGACGTGGACGCCGCGCGGGGAGCCGCGTTAGGCGTCGTCGGGGTCTGCGCGACCGCGCTCGTGGCTGTCGTCCTCCTCGCGACCGGTCGCGTCGAGCCCGGGACGGTGCCGGGCATCGCCACCGACGGATTCCGGTGGGGGATCGACGTCGTCATCCTCGTCGGGACCGCGCTCACGGCGCTGCTCGCCGGCGACGACGCGCGCGCCACGCGCGTCTCGCAGACCGAGTCGTTCGCCCTGATGTTGCTGTCCGCCTCGGGGATGATGTTGCTCGGCGCCGGCCGCGACCTGATCCTGATCTTCCTCGGCATCGAGCTGATGTCGATCCCGCAGTACGTGCTCGCCGCGATCAACCGCCGGAGCGCGCGGTCGGCCGAGGCGGGGCTCAAGTACTTCCTGCTCGGCGCGTTCTCCACCGCGTTCCTGCTCTACGGGGTTGCACTCGTCTACGGAGCGACCGGCGCGACGGACCTCGACGCGATCGCGGCCGCGATCGCCGGCCCGCCGATCGCGCTCCCGCCGGTCGTGCTCGCGCTCGGCGTCGGCGCCGTGCTGGTCGGGCTCGGGTTCAAGGTCGCGGCCGTGCCGTTCCACATGTGGACGCCCGACGTGTATGAGGGCGCCCCAACGCCGTACACCGCGTTCATGGCGGCGGCCGTCAAGGCCGGCGGGTTCGCGGCACTCGCGCGCGTGATGCTCGTCGGCATGGGCGGCGCCGTGGAGCGTTGGCACGCGGTCCTGTGGTGGATCGCCGTCCTCACGATGTTCGGCGGGAACCTCGTCGCGCTCGCGCAGAAGAGCGTGAAGCGCATGCTCGCGTACTCGAGCATCGCGCACGCCGGCTACCTGCTCGTCGCGGTGGTGAGTAACTCCGCCCTCGGCAGCTCCGCCCTCGTCTTCTACCTCGCCGCGTACACGCTCGCGACCGTCGGCGGCTTCGCCGTAGTTCAGGCGCTGGGCGGGACCCCGCAGGGCGACGCGCTCGACCGCTGGAACGGCCTCTTCCGCGTCAAGCCGCACCTCGCGGTCGCGATGGCGGTGTTCATGCTGGCGCTACTCGGCTTCCCGATCGCGGGCGGGATGGGATTCTTTGCGAAGTGGTACGTGCTGCAGGCCGCACTCGCGCCGCTCGCGCCCCAGGCGCCGCAGTCGCGGCTCGCGGTCCTCCTCGTGCTCGCCAGCGTGATCTCGGCGGGTTACTATCTGAACGTCGTCGCGCGCATGTTCATGCGCGCACCCGACTCCGACGCGCCGCCGGCGGCCGCGACCGCGACGTGGACCAAGCTCGTGATCGCCGGCTGCGTCGTCGTGCTGCTCGTGCTTGGCGTGTACCCGACGCCTGCCGTCCACGCGGCGCAGGCGGCCGCACTCCGCCCCGCGAGTTCGGCGGCGGACGTGCGGCGCGCGCTCGCACCGGCGCCCGCGTCGCCTTCCGGCGTGCCGGCCGGAGTGCCGGCGGTCGCGACCGTCCCTTGATCTCGCCTCGTCCGCGGCGCGTGGCACCGCGGCCGGCTTCCCCCGACTCACGCGCGTGACCGTCCTCCCGACTCTCAACCGTCAGATCTTCCGCCAGTACGACGTTCGCGGCATTGTGGGTCGCGACCTGAGCCACGACGTCGCGCGTACGCTCGGGCGCGGGTACGCG
This is a stretch of genomic DNA from Gemmatimonadetes bacterium T265. It encodes these proteins:
- the nuoM gene encoding NADH:ubiquinone oxidoreductase subunit M gives rise to the protein MIRDLLAGIGYGSWVLPALLTWPLIGAALVVLLARDAGPGGDGAAAVDGPRDPRVLATAVLIGEAVLALGLWAYFDPSLTTWQARVELPWIPEWGARLTLGVDGLSLVMVLLTALVMPLAVLGSWRGVGERPASYYALLLALTTGIVGVFVSLDLLLFYLCWELVLIPMYFMIGISGRGERTAASLQYFIVATLGSLLMLASIVALWSAAGRHTFDIDQTIAAVRGTVPFAQQRWLFLGFFAALAIKSAYFPLHSWLPGAQRSAPTSAAVALGIKVGTYGMLRFALPLFPAAALDPTLRVTIAGVAVAGILYGALVAAVQPDLRRLASFASVSHLGFVVLGIFALTAESMQGAMLVMVSHGVTLGALFVLAGILEDRTGTSALDRFGGLARTLPVFAVAMTIVALSALGLPGTNGFVGEFLVLLGAFRTYPGLTLIATVGVILAAVYILGALQRVLFTARRDPSDDAPDAAVLPVTRVLRDLDRREAFVLAAFAVAIVWLGVAPAATLRRMEGPIDRIVAQVQNGATAGATTAAVAP
- the nuoN gene encoding NADH-quinone oxidoreductase subunit N, whose amino-acid sequence is MTGFSSAALLPDLVVAVGALLLLLWSAARRDDDVDAARGAALGVVGVCATALVAVVLLATGRVEPGTVPGIATDGFRWGIDVVILVGTALTALLAGDDARATRVSQTESFALMLLSASGMMLLGAGRDLILIFLGIELMSIPQYVLAAINRRSARSAEAGLKYFLLGAFSTAFLLYGVALVYGATGATDLDAIAAAIAGPPIALPPVVLALGVGAVLVGLGFKVAAVPFHMWTPDVYEGAPTPYTAFMAAAVKAGGFAALARVMLVGMGGAVERWHAVLWWIAVLTMFGGNLVALAQKSVKRMLAYSSIAHAGYLLVAVVSNSALGSSALVFYLAAYTLATVGGFAVVQALGGTPQGDALDRWNGLFRVKPHLAVAMAVFMLALLGFPIAGGMGFFAKWYVLQAALAPLAPQAPQSRLAVLLVLASVISAGYYLNVVARMFMRAPDSDAPPAAATATWTKLVIAGCVVVLLVLGVYPTPAVHAAQAAALRPASSAADVRRALAPAPASPSGVPAGVPAVATVP